GTCTGTAAGCTTCTTGCGGAACGAGGTATCTCTGTTTACGATTGTGATGCGCACGCAAAGGAATTGATGCGCACCTCTCAACTACTACAACAACAGCTTTCTGCACTTGTCGGTGACGATGTCTTCCGTGATGGTGTCTTGCAAAAAGCCATTCTTGCAGCCTATCTCTTACAGAGTGAGACGCATGTACAGGCGGTCAATGCCGTGATACATCCTGCTGTAGCTCATGATTTTGAGCAATCGGGTCAATCGTGGCTTGAAAGTGCGATACTCTTTGATAGTGGTTTTGATAAGCGTACCCATATAGATAAGGTGGTATGCGTTACGGCTCCAGAAGAAGTACGTATTCGTCGTGTGATGGCACGTGATAGTATTAGTAGGGAAAAGACCCTTGAGTGGATAGCACGTCAACTACTGCAAGAGGAAGTGATACGACGTAGTGATTATGAAATCATTAACGATGGTATATGCCCTCTCGCTCCACAGGTAGACCACTTGCTTTCCGTTATTTCAGAATAATTAAATTATAAACAAGAATAGATTAAAATGTTACAGACAATCCTTTCAATCGCAGGTAAGCCAGGTCTTTATAAGCTGGTTAGCCGTGGTAAAATGAATCTTATTGTTGAGTCGCTTGATGAGAGCCACAAGCGTCAGCCTGCATTCGGCACAGACCGTGTGACGAGTCTTGCTGATATTGCTATGTTCACTGAGTCTGACGATGTTCCATTGGGTGAGGTCTTGGCAAAGTTGCGCGACAAGGAAGATGGCAAGGTTGCTTCTCTGAACTGGCGCAAGGCTTCAGCTAAGGAGTTGCAGAACTACTTTGCAGAGGTTCTTCCTGACTTCGATCGTGATCGAGTACACACAAGCGATATCAAGAAGCTCCTTCAGTGGTATGAAATCCTCGTTAAGGCTGGTATTACCAACTTCGAAGAGGATATGAAGCCAACAGAGGGCGATAACATTGATGACAGATTGTAAAATCACTTTCAAGTCAGAAAACAAATTAATAAAAGCACTGTGAGTTCGGTCACAGTGCTTTTTTCTTGCCTATTCTAAGGGTAATTGACGGCTAACTAAAATCGTTTTGCATAGTTACCACGAAAATACCAGTCTGGAGTGTCAAGGTATTTGATCTGTGGATTAATGCTGAACCACTGATTAAAAATCTCAATTTCTTGCGCTGGCGTATAACCTTGTGCAAGCAGGTAGACGGCTTCTCCCTTCTTGTTGACGGCTTTGTCTACAACAATGACAGTATGTCCGGGGTGACCACCATTGATAATCACATCGCCAACTTGCAGTTCTTTGCCTGTAATAGTAGTTAACTCCTTCTCAAGTGAGGCTGTACCTGCATACGTGAAGACAAGATTTAAATACTTACGGAAAGTCTTATAAGAATAGTCTGCGGCTGTGTCCTTGCTATACCAGCACCGCCATGTCTTCTTATCAATGTGGATTCGTTCACCTTTAGCCCACCGAGCGTAATCTGCTCGAAAACCATTGGTAAAGTTGAAGTGAATCTTGTCATACTGCTTTGTTTGCCAAAGCCATAGGGCTCTAAGGTAGATAACAGCGTCAGCACACTGTTCTACTTCTCCATGACCAAAGTCAATGTCTACGACCGCACCAGCATAATTTCGCCGTTTGATGCTACCATTATAATAATGTAAGTCACTTCCAACAGGTTTAAGTGGTAGATTTCGTAGGAACGAACCGAAAGTACCCTCAGTAAGTTTTACTTTTTCGTAGCCAGGGGGAGGTGCTAAACGTTGCTTTTTAGCAGTGGCTGTTTGCTCAACAGTGAGAGTCTTCTCTGCTGATTGTTGTGATTGTCCGTTAGTCTTTCCTGTACAGGAGAGTAAGAAAGCAGCCAATATAATAGGGATAGTATACGTTGTCTTCATCGTCTTCCTTAAATGAATATTATCGTCTTCACTCGCAAATATACGTATAATCTACTAACTTGTCAAGTTATTGTTATAAAAAGTGTTGTATGTCTTCTTGTTTTAAGGGCGAGTATAGGTGTTTTTCATATAGCTTTAGCGAAAGAACAAAAGTTAAGGATAAAACAGAAATATAGCTAAGACTGTCAGTCCACCTATTTTATTATTATCCTTCGACAGAGAAAATCTTTTTATCTTAATCCATTGAAGTTGTAGATAAGGGTTTGAAAAATCATTACATAATTTCGAATAAAACAGCTATAAATAAGGACAAAAACACGTGTAAAAAGCAAGTTTGTAACCAGCAGAAAATCAATTGATTACAAAGTGGTAAAGTGAAAGGTGCTTAGTAGGACTTCAAAAGGGCGTTAGTTGGACCTTAAAAGGGCACCTTTTGCAAGTCAATTAAGCGTCTTTTAGAAGCCCAAAAAGCATGTGTTGGTTTTGAGTTGCATGAAAATAGTTTACATACATTGGATGGTAAGGGAATAAACAGTTATCGGTAGAATCAAAAAAGCCCCCAAACATATTCTGTCTGGGGGCATATTCACCAATAACTAATCCATTTTATCAAGGTTCTTCAGCTTATAGCGTCAGAACAAAAACCTTTCATCAGGGAGTAGTGGAGCGTTTAGCCCACTGTAATCTGGCGTGCAACCTTCTGCTCTTCAACCTTAATCTTAGGCAAGGTAATGGTGAGTACACCATTTGCAACACGTGCAGCAATACTTTCCTTCTGAACATCATCAGGCAGAATCAGTGTCTGCTCATACTTGCTATATGCGAACTCACGACGGAGGTAATGAGCCTTTTGCTCGCTCTCCTCGGCTTTCTTTTCCATCTTGATAGTCAAGTCGCCATCGCTGTTGATATTCACATCGAAGTCCTCCTTGCTCAGACCTGGTGCTGCAAGTTCTACTATATAATCCTTTTCAGACTCCAGTACGTTGATAGCTGGTGCTGTTGGATTTGCCTTAGGCATATTTGTAGTGTTCAAAAAATCATTGAAAACCTCTGGTAACCATGAATTTCTATACATAATTTTATCTCCTTTACTTTAATTTGTTAGTTAATGTTTTGTACTGACTATTATGCAAGGAGCATACCATTAGAGCCTTTATGACATTTTGTCTGTTCTTTCTGACAATTTGACCTATAAACCATGTTGGGCTTATAGGGCTGATAAGCTTAATAAAACCACCGTTTACTTATAATTAATGGGTTATTATACACTTTTTCGTTTGATATGAAATCTTTATATACTTAAAATGAAATAAAATGTAATTTAACTTGCTTTTTATGTCTATATTTTTTATATTTGCGGTATGTTAATCAAAATTTAGATGTCAATGAAGAATTTTTACTTATTTGCAAAGCTGTTTGTAAGCCTTTGTTTAGCTGGTTTTACAAATACAGCGTACGCTCAGAATGAAGCACCTCGAGTAGTTATACCTTTGGATCAGGCTACTGAGAAGGCAACGGTAGAGTTGTTAGATGATCCTTTTTTCTATTCATTTGATAATGGTAAGCCTACGCATTGGGTTACTGCAGGAACTGTTACTCAATTGAAGGCTGGTGATCGATACAGTAGTGATACTGGTTTCGGTGTTGGTATTGAGACTGCTGCTAATGTGGAGGGATACCTTAAGCAGGTGATTGACCTTAATCGTGCGGGAAAGGAGGTAGTGCAAGGCGATGAGTTAGAATGCCTTGTACATTATTGTACGGTGGAGAGTAAGCGCAGGGAAGGTCCATTCCGTCTTGCTTTGCGTTGGTTGGATGCTGCTGGCAACGAACTTGTCTCTACAGAAAAAGACTTTATCAATAATCCTGATATCTACTTTGGACGCATGAAAGCATACGGAGATCTGAAGTTTCGTACGGTTTGTCCAGCTGGTGCAGTGAAGTTAGAGTTTGCTCTTTTGGTAGCTCCAGGAAGTCAGGTACGCATGGATGACTTCAGTGTATTACGTTTATCAGACAAGGATAAAACTCC
The Prevotella melaninogenica DNA segment above includes these coding regions:
- the coaE gene encoding dephospho-CoA kinase (Dephospho-CoA kinase (CoaE) performs the final step in coenzyme A biosynthesis.), with the translated sequence MIVALTGGIGSGKSYVCKLLAERGISVYDCDAHAKELMRTSQLLQQQLSALVGDDVFRDGVLQKAILAAYLLQSETHVQAVNAVIHPAVAHDFEQSGQSWLESAILFDSGFDKRTHIDKVVCVTAPEEVRIRRVMARDSISREKTLEWIARQLLQEEVIRRSDYEIINDGICPLAPQVDHLLSVISE
- a CDS encoding DUF5606 domain-containing protein; amino-acid sequence: MLQTILSIAGKPGLYKLVSRGKMNLIVESLDESHKRQPAFGTDRVTSLADIAMFTESDDVPLGEVLAKLRDKEDGKVASLNWRKASAKELQNYFAEVLPDFDRDRVHTSDIKKLLQWYEILVKAGITNFEEDMKPTEGDNIDDRL
- a CDS encoding DUF4846 domain-containing protein yields the protein MKTTYTIPIILAAFLLSCTGKTNGQSQQSAEKTLTVEQTATAKKQRLAPPPGYEKVKLTEGTFGSFLRNLPLKPVGSDLHYYNGSIKRRNYAGAVVDIDFGHGEVEQCADAVIYLRALWLWQTKQYDKIHFNFTNGFRADYARWAKGERIHIDKKTWRCWYSKDTAADYSYKTFRKYLNLVFTYAGTASLEKELTTITGKELQVGDVIINGGHPGHTVIVVDKAVNKKGEAVYLLAQGYTPAQEIEIFNQWFSINPQIKYLDTPDWYFRGNYAKRF
- a CDS encoding Hsp20/alpha crystallin family protein, coding for MYRNSWLPEVFNDFLNTTNMPKANPTAPAINVLESEKDYIVELAAPGLSKEDFDVNINSDGDLTIKMEKKAEESEQKAHYLRREFAYSKYEQTLILPDDVQKESIAARVANGVLTITLPKIKVEEQKVARQITVG